TTGGGGATAAAGAAAAAGAAAAAAAGATACTTTCTTTAATGAGAAAGGGCTTTGAATATCAAGACATAAAAAAAGCAGTGTCAGAGCTGAAGTAATGTGGAGGATAAAATGTTAGGTTTGATTTTAGCTTCATCAACAGGATTCTTTTTGTTTATATTTATAAGTATATTTTACCTTCCAAAGATTCATTTTTTAAGTGAAAGAAAAGGTGTAGAATACTCAAGAAGAAAATTAAAATGGCTTTCAAGAATGGTATTAAGAAGCTTGAATGTAAAATTAAGAGTGAAATATAAAAATAGAAAAGCAATAAATTCTTTAGATAAAACTAAGGGAATAATTTTTGTATGTAACCATCAAAGTAATTTAGATATACCAGCAATAGTAACAGCTTTACATATGGATGTAGGATTTGTAGCAAAGCATGAGATGAAGTCTTGGCCTTTTTTTGGAACATGGATGAAAAAGAGTAATTGTATTTTTCTTAATAGAGAAAATCCAAGAGAAGGAATAAAAGATATGAAAAAAGCTGTAGAACTTATAAAAAAGGGCTATCCTACAGTTATTTTTCCTGAAGGAGAAAGAACTATTGATGGGAATATATTAAGCTTTAAAAAAGGAAGTTTTAAACTTGCAACAGAAACTAATGGAATAATAGTTCCACTTACATTGAAAGGAACTT
Above is a window of Fusobacterium varium DNA encoding:
- the plsC gene encoding 1-acyl-sn-glycerol-3-phosphate acyltransferase is translated as MLGLILASSTGFFLFIFISIFYLPKIHFLSERKGVEYSRRKLKWLSRMVLRSLNVKLRVKYKNRKAINSLDKTKGIIFVCNHQSNLDIPAIVTALHMDVGFVAKHEMKSWPFFGTWMKKSNCIFLNRENPREGIKDMKKAVELIKKGYPTVIFPEGERTIDGNILSFKKGSFKLATETNGIIVPLTLKGTYNIQKRGTLKMNRGQLVTLVVDEPIFIEDIPKEELKNLNTKVRDIIVRNFEAV